One Portunus trituberculatus isolate SZX2019 chromosome 43, ASM1759143v1, whole genome shotgun sequence DNA segment encodes these proteins:
- the LOC123517903 gene encoding uncharacterized protein LOC123517903 gives MSAWDASLQMWMKDISITRRIAIFVEDCCAALPSVPPPLLLADRTAVLLCLLYRPQWQHGAPLSFLTDELDTIMATHSCQNTIIRGGLEPAPGEPNLHRAYNGPRAHQPRDLLHACAWYHASLDPVLSNLPADSVQCYQLDKVGSSDHNVVLCEVGLNPASEEGSQRTIWLWEKANWRGLRAELASTNWESLFTVDVNPMFTVDVSHNVATLTSLIISAQARHVPHREYRVDPGPHPVGRILQRSPSEPLACVGIHRRCHSLAQLQ, from the exons ATGTCTGCCTGGGATGCTTCACTGCAAATGTGGATGAAGGACATTAGTATCACAAGGAGAATAGCAATTTTTGTGGAA GACTGCTGTGCTGCTCTGCCCTCTGTACCACCCCCCCTTCTCCTCGCTGACAGGACTGCTGTGCTGCTCTGTCTTCTGTACCGCCCCCAATGGCAACATGGCgccccactctccttcctcacggACGAACTGGACACAATCATGGCCACCCACAGCTGTCAGAATACCATTATTAGGGGGGGACTTGAACCAGCACCTGGTGAACCAAACCTACACAGAGCTTACAATGGTCCACGGGCTCACCAACCACGTGACCTTCTCCACGCATGTGCGTGGTACCACGCCTCCCTCGACCCTGTCCTGTCCAATCTGCCGGCAGACTCTGTGCAGTGCTACCAACTTGACAAGGTTGGTAGCTCTGACCACAACGTGGTCCTCTGTGAAGTTGGTCTTAACCCtgcaagtgaggaaggaagccagCGCACCATCTGGCTATGGGAGAAGGCTAACTGGCGGGGGCTCAGGGCAGAGTTAGCCTCCACCAACTGGGAATCCTTGTTCACAGTTGACGTGAACCCCATGTTCACAGTTGACGTGAGCCACAATGTGGCAACCCTCACTTCCCTTATCATATCAGCCCAAGCCAGGCACGTCCCTCACAGGGAATATAGAGTTGATCCTGGGCCCCATCCTGTGGGACGTATACTTCAACGATCTCCTTCAGAGCCTCTCGCCTGTGTCGGCATACACAGACGATGCCACTCTCTCGCACAGCTTCAgtag